In a single window of the Oscarella lobularis chromosome 2, ooOscLobu1.1, whole genome shotgun sequence genome:
- the LOC136199974 gene encoding leucine-rich repeat and fibronectin type-III domain-containing protein 2-like — MTRLAVPGLVLVACGFLLVTVLAENRCPKRCRCFKRGLQHRVDCSFLGLKKFPRMLPLDVTHLSLENNNIKEIPDSPLYPYLRDLNLARNSISRVGHFTFAAMRFLQILDLSGNELEALSSNSFISLFHLKELRLSGNKFSSIDNVTVSFTYLDHLQKLFLSGNRRKLAGGLSNNQFSQLVSLKELDLSYLHLQSLPNEVFGRLRKLQKLDISYNDLEEFPYRALSTIPYQNIDLRHNRIRHFGHNSIGSMKIPSFNNLRIEGNPLVCDCTATFLWKRLREGDTMDDVIMDVVCNSPPPVSGKQLYYLKKEDLVCDRVLCFSATPANVTYACMGMPAVIDCKVDGLSGEMIKWEKNGVRLPVSDSDVCQTKYHLTCTGSLVIRDVQLSDLGEYRCLAGEGASETVSPPGRMRIISSCYNNSETPAPTTVAPTPTPTSPECYDNGSCAASGESGSGFEPKPCPCPPNVSNSIVNSNCSKTKGIGKHLPDDEVTYKCKQGYILSENHRLVCRSDGKWKGEQPRCALACGRAIVDNELLFSKAKDLTGVSSSSSQLGGRVINDDFDLLTKGKLPPFVGQMRMNGEPISCDVTLISNTLGMTAANCVTKPNAEQPYDLRQNRIEITFGKRRLNPVDDEMAQQIRFVKKIYIHSRYAPNTLKYNVALLRLDVPVSFNQHVRPVCLSKSLWSFESRDADKVSVSGLSHVTTKTGDDTSLRKAIVVVANQSTCRKVMRSVDVATDSMICAYGPCHGVGGGPLVVLVDDFWYVIGVTSWGDRCGTSGQFGVYARVTHPNINKWIHKIKEDDES; from the exons ATGACTCGCCTAGCGGTTCCTGGCTTGGTCTTGGTTGCGTGTGGCTTCCTTCTGGTGACGGTCCTAGCCGAGAATCGATGTCCGAAGCGATGTCGGTGTTTCAAGCGCGGTCTCCAACACAGAGTCGATTGCAGCTTTCTCGGATTGAAGAAATTTCCTCGAATGTTGCCATTGGACGTCACCCATCT GTCACTTGAAAACAATAATATCAAGGAAATCCCCGATTCTCCACTATATCCCTATCTTCGAGATCT aaatcTTGCTCGAAACTCTATAAGCCGCGTGGGACATTTCACTTTTGCCGCAATGAGATTCTTACAAATTTT GGACTTGAGTGGCAACGAATTAGAGGCTCTTTCGTCAAATTCTTTTATAAGCCTTTTTCACCTAAAGGAACT GCGTTTGTCAGGAAACAAGTTCTCGTCCATAGACAACGTGACGGTTTCCTTCACGTATCTCGATCATCTACAAAAGCT ATTTCTATCTGGCAATCGTCGCAAATTGGCGGGTGGCTTATCAAACAATCAGTTTAGCCAGCTGGTGTCGCTTAAAGAACT GGACTTGTCCTATTTACATTTACAAAGCCTTCCAAATGAAGTGTTTGGCCGACTCAGAAAACTCCAAAAACT GGATATCAGCTACAATGATTTGGAGGAATTTCCTTATAGAGCTTTGTCGACTATTCCTTATCA AAATATCGACCTTCGGCACAACAGAATCAGACACTTCGGACACAATAGCATCGGCTCAATGAAAATACCGTCATTCAATAACTT GAGAATCGAAGGAAACCCGCTCGTCTGCGACTGCACTGCGACCTTCCTTTGGAAACGACTTCGAGAAGGCGACACGATGGACGATGTCATAATGGACGTCGTCTGcaattcgccgccgcccgtaTCCGGAAAACAGTTGTActatttgaaaaaagaagacctCGTCTGTG ATCGCGTTCTCTGCTTTTCCGCGACTCCGGCCAACGTGACGTACGCCTGCATGGGGATGCCAGCCGTCATTGATTGCAAAGTGGACGGCTTGAGCGGCGAGATGATCAAGTGGGAAAAGAACGGTGTGCGATTGCCCGTCTCCGACAGCGACGTCTGCCAAACGAAATATCATCTGACGTGCACTGGATCGTTGGTCATACGCGACGTGCAGTTGAGTGACCTCGGCGAGTATCGGTGTCTTGCTGGCGAAGGAGCAAGCGAGACCGTCAGTCCGCCGGGACGTATGCGAATCATCTCGTCCTGCTACAATAACTCGGAGACGCCGGCCCCGACAACCGTTGCACCGACGCCGACaccgacgtcgccggaatGCTACGACA ACGGCTCATGTGCAGCGAGTGGCGAAAGTGGCAGCGGCTTTGAGCCGAAACCCTGCCCATGCCCACCGAACGTATCAAACTCAATAGTCAACTCGAACTGCAGTAAAACTAAGGGCATCGGCAAACACCTacccgacgacgaagttACGTACAAATGCAAACAGGGATACATATTGAGCGAGAATCATCGACTTGTATGCCGAAGTGACGGAAAGTGGAAAGGAGAACAACCCCGTTGCGCTTTAG CATGCGGGAGAGCCATAGTCGACAACGAGCTCCTCTTCAGCAAGGCAAAAGATTTGACAGgcgtatcgtcgtcgtcgtcgcaactcGGCGGTCGCGTCatcaacgacgacttcgaccTACTGACGAAAGGCAAGCTGCCGCCGTTCGTAGGCCAAATGAGAATGAACGGCGAACCGATCAGCTGCGACGTGACGCTGATCAGCAACACGCTCGgcatgacggcggcgaattgCGTCACAAAGCCGAACGCGGAGCAACCGTACGACCTGcgtcaaaatcgaatcgaaatAACGTTCGGCAAACGACGTCTCAATccggtcgacgacgaaatggcgCAGCAGATTCGTTTCGTGAAGAAAATCTATATACATAGTCGCTATGCGCCGAATACGCTCAAATACAACGTCGCTCTGCTTCGACTCGACGTTCCCGTCTCGTTCAACCAACACGTCCGACCGGTTTGCCTCAGCAAGAGCCTGTGGTCGTTCGAGAGTCGAGACGCGGACAAGGTTTCGGTGAGCGGCCTAAGCCACGTGACGACTAAAACCGGCGACGACACGTCGTTGCGGAaggcgatcgtcgtcgtcgccaatcaGAGCACGTGTCGCAAAGTGATgcgaagcgtcgacgtcgctacCGATTCGATGATCTGCGCCTACGGGCCGTGTCACGGCGTCGGTGGCGGAccgctcgtcgttctcgtcgacgatttttggTATGTGATCGGCGTGACAAGCTGGGGCGATCGGTGCGGCACGTCCGGCCAGTTCGGCGTCTACGCGCGCGTCACGCACCCGAACATTAATAAGTGGATACACAAAAtaaaggaagacgacgagtcgtAA